A stretch of Procambarus clarkii isolate CNS0578487 chromosome 20, FALCON_Pclarkii_2.0, whole genome shotgun sequence DNA encodes these proteins:
- the RpL13 gene encoding large ribosomal subunit protein eL13: MAPKRNNIVPNCHFHKDWQRYVRTWFNQPARKQRRRNKRQAKSRCVAPRPLGRLRPVVRCPTFKYNTKQRLGKGFTLEELRAAGLAKKYAHTIGISVDYRRTNKSMESLQLNVQRLKEYKSKLILFPLKASKPKKTDSSPQELALAQQLVGEVMPYIQRAKREKAKRITKKERNYGCFNALRRERSIARNWGLRAKKAKEAAEDAAVTGKK; encoded by the exons ATGGCTCCTAAGAGAAACAATATTGTCCCAAATTGCCATTTCCATAAAGATTGGCAGCGTTATGTGCGTACATGGTTCAACCAACCTGCCCGTAAGCAACGCCGCCGCAACAAGAGGCAGGCTAAGTCACGTTGTGTCGCACCACGTCCTCTCGGCAGGCTAAGGCCTGTTGTTCGTTGCCCAACCTTCAA GTACAACACAAAGCAGCGATTGGGAAAGGGTTTTACTTTGGAAGAACTGAGG GCTGCTGGACTTGCCAAGAAGTATGCCCATACTATTGGCATATCTGTAGACTACCGCCGTACCAACAAATCCATGGAGTCCCTACAACTGAATGTTCAGCGCCTTAAGGAATACAAGAGCAAACTCATTCTATTCCCCTTGAAGGCCAGCAAACCTAAGAAGACTGACTCATCG CCTCAAGAGTTGGCATTGGCACAACaattggtgggtgaggttatgcctTACATCCAAAGAGCAAAGAGAGAGAAGGCCAAGAGAATTACCAAGAAGGAGAGGAACTATGGCTGCTTTAATGCACTCCGAAGG GAGCGTTCTATTGCTCGTAACTGGGGTCTGCGTGCCAAGAAGGCGAAGGAGGCAGCAGAAGATGCTGCAGTCACTGGCAAGAAGTAA